A single region of the Gemmatimonadaceae bacterium genome encodes:
- a CDS encoding dihydrolipoamide acetyltransferase family protein encodes MARVDIIMPQMGESIAEGTLSKWLKKVGDDVKRDEPIFEISTDKVDAEIPAPAAGVLAEVLVKEGETVAVQTVVARLETEKGATVEATVPAPAPAEAVAAPAATEQPQADAQSGGPPPKRESSAGAAASPHQSTAPRTVSAPGHNGNSFEERIRTKSSPLVRKMAAEHGVDISALHGSGIAGRVTKKDLMGFISEGIPAGARAGSMHAPGGIQGDGGHFPLPEPWPGDAVEPMSKMRGLISDHMVASRRTSAHVTSFMEMDLTRIARIRSRKRAEFETTTGQKLTFMPFIIASVVQGLKAFPIVNSSVAGRNVIYRKPVNIGVAVALDWGLIVPVIKNAENLSLAGITRALNDLASRARTKKLFPEEVQDGTFTITNPGVFGSLMGTPIINQPQVAILGVGAIEKRPKIMPGADGEDTIAIRTCAYFSISFDHRVIDGAVADQFLAFVKKSIEEFPEGGV; translated from the coding sequence GTGGCACGAGTAGACATCATCATGCCCCAGATGGGTGAATCAATCGCCGAGGGCACCTTGTCGAAGTGGCTGAAGAAGGTCGGCGACGACGTGAAGCGTGACGAGCCCATATTCGAGATTTCGACGGACAAGGTGGACGCGGAGATCCCCGCTCCGGCTGCCGGCGTGCTCGCTGAAGTTCTGGTGAAGGAAGGCGAAACGGTTGCGGTGCAAACCGTAGTTGCGCGCCTGGAGACCGAGAAAGGCGCGACGGTCGAAGCTACCGTGCCGGCGCCGGCGCCTGCCGAAGCAGTTGCCGCTCCGGCGGCGACTGAGCAGCCACAAGCGGATGCTCAGAGCGGGGGCCCCCCCCCGAAAAGAGAATCTAGCGCGGGCGCGGCTGCGTCTCCTCACCAGTCCACTGCTCCGAGAACCGTTTCAGCGCCCGGGCATAATGGCAATTCGTTCGAGGAGCGCATCCGCACGAAATCCTCCCCGCTCGTCAGGAAGATGGCTGCCGAGCACGGAGTCGACATCAGTGCGCTCCACGGTAGCGGCATCGCCGGTCGAGTGACGAAAAAGGATCTGATGGGCTTCATCAGTGAAGGAATCCCCGCAGGAGCGCGCGCAGGATCGATGCACGCGCCGGGCGGAATTCAGGGTGATGGCGGTCATTTCCCCCTACCTGAGCCGTGGCCCGGCGATGCAGTCGAGCCGATGTCCAAGATGCGCGGACTCATCAGCGACCACATGGTGGCTTCGCGCCGCACGTCCGCCCACGTCACGTCGTTCATGGAGATGGATCTCACGCGCATCGCCCGCATTCGCTCTCGCAAACGTGCCGAGTTCGAGACGACTACCGGACAGAAGCTCACCTTCATGCCGTTCATCATCGCATCGGTCGTGCAGGGCCTGAAGGCTTTTCCAATCGTCAACTCATCTGTGGCCGGCAGGAACGTCATCTATAGAAAGCCTGTCAACATCGGTGTTGCGGTGGCGCTCGACTGGGGACTCATCGTGCCGGTGATCAAGAACGCCGAAAATCTTTCGCTCGCCGGGATTACGCGCGCGCTCAACGACCTCGCGAGCCGCGCGCGGACGAAAAAGCTCTTCCCCGAAGAAGTGCAGGACGGAACTTTCACCATCACCAACCCCGGGGTATTCGGGTCGCTGATGGGCACTCCGATCATCAACCAGCCTCAGGTCGCGATCCTCGGCGTCGGGGCGATCGAGAAGCGTCCGAAGATCATGCCGGGCGCGGATGGTGAGGATACGATCGCCATCCGCACATGCGCCTATTTCTCGATCTCATTCGACCACCGGGTCATTGACGGTGCCGTGGCCGACCAGTTCCTCGCGTTCGTGAAGAAATCGATCGAGGAGTTCCCCGAAGGCGGAGTTTAG
- a CDS encoding PHP domain-containing protein: MTEGGAAATPSRFVDLHTHSTASDGTLPPESVVAAAHAAGIEALALTDHDTLAGVPRAVEAGRSLGVRVVAGVELSAHDGDSEIHILALHVTRLGLIESRLEKFREERHLRAARIVERLRALGMDVTLEMVLQEAGDAAVGRPHVARAMIRAGAARDFREAFDRYLGSGRPAFVAKPRLKVSEAIAIVHEAGGLAIWAHPGGDGRRARLEPYVEMGMDGVEIRHPSHLLEDMNRLAALSDFFKLVPSGGSDWHGTAEGPRMIGAMMIPHSWLEKQDALVASRMQPAGQS, from the coding sequence GTGACTGAAGGCGGCGCCGCCGCGACTCCGTCCAGATTCGTCGATCTTCACACTCACTCGACCGCCTCTGACGGAACGCTGCCCCCGGAAAGCGTGGTGGCGGCAGCACACGCGGCGGGAATCGAAGCGCTCGCCCTTACGGATCACGACACGCTTGCCGGCGTGCCGCGCGCCGTTGAAGCGGGCAGATCCCTCGGCGTTCGCGTGGTGGCTGGCGTCGAGCTCAGCGCGCACGACGGGGACTCCGAGATACACATTCTCGCGCTGCACGTGACGCGACTCGGACTGATCGAGTCGCGCCTCGAGAAATTCCGCGAGGAGCGCCATCTCCGCGCCGCCAGAATCGTCGAGCGCCTGCGCGCGCTGGGCATGGATGTGACGCTCGAGATGGTATTGCAGGAAGCGGGAGACGCCGCGGTTGGTCGTCCGCACGTTGCAAGGGCGATGATTCGCGCCGGTGCCGCGCGTGATTTCCGCGAAGCCTTCGATCGCTATCTTGGGTCGGGACGTCCGGCATTCGTGGCCAAGCCACGCCTGAAGGTAAGCGAAGCAATCGCGATTGTGCACGAAGCGGGCGGCCTCGCAATCTGGGCGCACCCCGGAGGTGATGGACGGCGAGCGCGGCTCGAGCCGTACGTCGAAATGGGAATGGACGGCGTCGAGATCCGGCACCCCAGTCACTTGCTCGAGGACATGAACCGACTGGCCGCTTTGTCCGATTTCTTCAAGCTCGTCCCGAGCGGCGGATCCGACTGGCATGGCACGGCGGAAGGACCGCGAATGATCGGAGCGATGATGATCCCGCACAGCTGGCTCGAGAAGCAGGACGCTCTCGTTGCCTCGCGCATGCAGCCGGCGGGGCAGTCGTGA
- a CDS encoding SDR family oxidoreductase: protein MNLAGRVALVTGAGQRVGRVLALALGKERMQVAVHYNSSADGARETQEMIEAAGGKATIFQSDLTSPREPAELVRKVAAAFGSLAVVVNSAAVMERTPIGTVTSQVWDDIFALNLRAPFLVSQAAAPLMKSDGGAIVNIADLAAFENWPAYVPHSISKAGVVKMTSSLARALAPEIRVNAIAPGAVLLPADWNAEAGDRLASTTPLKRLGSPDDVVEAMLYLLRSDYVTGETLIVDGGRHIRK from the coding sequence GTGAATCTTGCCGGACGCGTAGCCCTCGTCACTGGTGCGGGCCAGCGAGTGGGCCGCGTGCTGGCTCTAGCGCTGGGCAAAGAGCGAATGCAGGTGGCTGTGCATTACAACTCCTCGGCGGACGGGGCACGCGAGACGCAGGAGATGATCGAAGCGGCCGGGGGAAAAGCGACAATTTTTCAATCCGATCTCACTTCGCCGCGCGAGCCGGCCGAGCTCGTCAGGAAAGTGGCGGCTGCGTTCGGGTCGCTCGCGGTGGTCGTGAATTCCGCCGCGGTGATGGAGAGGACGCCGATCGGAACGGTCACTTCGCAGGTGTGGGACGACATCTTCGCCCTGAATCTGCGCGCGCCGTTTCTTGTCTCGCAGGCGGCCGCGCCGCTCATGAAATCCGACGGCGGTGCGATCGTGAACATCGCCGATCTTGCGGCATTCGAGAACTGGCCGGCGTACGTCCCGCATTCGATCAGCAAGGCCGGGGTAGTGAAGATGACCTCTTCGCTTGCGCGTGCGCTCGCCCCCGAGATCCGCGTGAACGCGATCGCGCCGGGCGCAGTTTTGCTTCCGGCCGACTGGAACGCCGAGGCGGGCGATCGCCTTGCCTCGACGACTCCTCTCAAGCGGCTCGGGAGTCCGGACGACGTGGTCGAGGCGATGCTCTACCTCCTCCGGTCTGACTATGTGACGGGTGAGACTCTTATCGTGGACGGCGGGAGACACATCAGGAAATAG
- the trxB gene encoding thioredoxin-disulfide reductase gives MSKTPEYDVIIVGAGPAGMTAALYAGRSMLRTIVLERGISGGELLNTEIIEDYPGFEHIEGWDLAQKFESHAKKFGAEFVQETVLSLEKLADGNFLATTESGNTYRAPTAILTAGGTPIKLGVPGELEYAGKGVSYCAVCDGAFFRGHTIAVVGGGDAAVEEADFLTRYGEKVYLIHRRDELRASKILQKRLFDNPKIEVIWNKVVERIEADEQGLVNNIALRDTETHLESSLAATALFVFIGFRPNTGIIAGHVDHDDMGYIRTDTNMQTSIPGLFAAGDLRAQLTRQVTTAAGDATTAAIAVEKYLTSLRSGAAEPMIIGTGGYSA, from the coding sequence TTGTCGAAAACTCCTGAATACGACGTAATCATCGTTGGAGCCGGTCCAGCCGGCATGACCGCTGCGTTGTACGCCGGCCGGTCCATGCTGCGGACGATCGTTCTCGAGCGCGGAATCTCGGGGGGCGAGCTCCTAAACACGGAGATCATCGAGGATTACCCGGGTTTCGAGCACATCGAAGGGTGGGACCTGGCCCAGAAGTTCGAGAGTCACGCAAAGAAGTTCGGGGCAGAGTTCGTACAGGAGACCGTGCTCAGTCTGGAGAAGCTTGCGGACGGGAATTTTCTCGCGACCACGGAGAGCGGCAATACATATCGCGCTCCGACTGCCATCCTTACAGCCGGCGGGACACCCATAAAGCTCGGCGTACCCGGCGAGCTCGAGTATGCCGGGAAAGGCGTGAGCTACTGTGCGGTGTGTGACGGCGCCTTCTTTCGCGGCCATACGATCGCGGTAGTCGGCGGTGGGGACGCTGCTGTCGAGGAAGCGGATTTTCTGACGCGTTACGGAGAGAAGGTTTACCTCATTCACCGGCGGGACGAGCTGCGCGCGTCGAAAATCCTTCAGAAACGGCTGTTCGACAATCCGAAGATAGAAGTGATCTGGAACAAGGTCGTCGAGCGAATCGAGGCTGATGAGCAGGGGCTGGTGAACAACATCGCGCTGCGCGATACGGAAACGCATCTGGAGTCATCGCTCGCGGCGACGGCGCTGTTCGTGTTCATCGGATTCAGGCCGAATACAGGCATCATTGCTGGTCACGTCGATCACGATGACATGGGATACATCCGCACCGATACGAACATGCAGACGTCGATACCCGGCCTGTTTGCCGCAGGGGACCTGCGCGCGCAGCTGACGCGCCAGGTCACGACGGCCGCAGGCGATGCGACAACGGCCGCGATCGCCGTCGAGAAGTATCTGACATCGCTCCGCAGCGGTGCCGCCGAGCCGATGATCATCGGCACCGGGGGATACTCGGCGTGA
- a CDS encoding MBL fold metallo-hydrolase: protein MIVVPFVLGPFQENCYVVTDSASGATAIVDPGSDGDRLVAEIEQMSQDVVAIWVTHAHVDHIGAIAAVKRRWNVPVYLHPLDQPLYRVGGRQAQLYGIPYEEPPPPDREFSEGEEVSLGATQVNVMHAPGHSPGHVVLHAEGHALVGDCLFAGSVGRTDLPFSNAAHLEASLARIAALPADTTIHPGHGDSSTIGEERISNPFLNGTARLVRTAST from the coding sequence GTGATAGTCGTCCCGTTTGTTCTCGGTCCGTTTCAGGAGAACTGCTACGTCGTAACCGATTCAGCGAGCGGTGCAACGGCGATAGTCGATCCGGGCAGTGACGGCGACCGGCTCGTGGCCGAGATCGAGCAGATGAGCCAGGATGTCGTCGCGATCTGGGTAACACACGCACACGTGGATCATATCGGCGCGATTGCAGCCGTGAAGCGGCGGTGGAACGTGCCTGTTTACCTGCATCCTCTGGATCAGCCGTTGTATCGCGTTGGCGGCCGGCAGGCTCAATTATATGGGATCCCATACGAGGAGCCTCCGCCGCCGGACAGGGAATTCAGCGAGGGGGAGGAAGTCTCGCTAGGCGCAACGCAGGTCAACGTGATGCATGCTCCCGGTCATTCGCCCGGCCACGTGGTGCTCCACGCTGAGGGTCACGCTCTCGTCGGTGACTGCCTCTTCGCCGGCTCGGTCGGGCGCACGGATCTTCCGTTCTCGAACGCCGCGCATCTGGAAGCTTCTCTGGCGCGAATTGCCGCACTCCCCGCCGACACGACCATCCACCCCGGACACGGCGACAGCTCGACCATTGGCGAGGAGCGGATCTCGAATCCGTTCCTCAATGGCACGGCGCGACTTGTTCGCACCGCCTCGACATGA